TAAAGGCTCTGGCTATTTTAGCGGCTAAGAGTTTTCAATCCTATCGACCCGGCGGGATGAAAGTCATCGGCGGCGCGGTGATCCTGGAAAAAGGATTGACCGAGGAGGATTTTATCGAGATGGCAGGCCAGGGGGTCAAGGTGGTGGGCGAAGTAGGGCTCGGTTCGATCAAAGATCCGAAAGAGGCCGCACCCCTAATCGGCTGGGCCAAAAAACAGGGGATGATCGTTATGATGCACACCGGGGGCACCTCCATTCCCGGCAGCTCAACCGTAACGGCCGAAATGGTCATGGCCGCCGACCCGGATATCGTCTCCCATATCAACGGAGGCCCGACTGCCGTCTCCACCCAGGAGGCCCTCAAGTTGATCGATCAAACCTCTTATGCCCTGGAGATCGTCCATTGCGGCAATCCCCTTCGAGCCGTTGAAGTATCCAGGCATATTAGCGAAAGGAAGGAATTTCACCGGATCATTCTCGGCAACGACGCCCCTTCGGGCACCGGGGTGGTTCCCCTGGGAATTTTACGCACCTTGAATCTGATTGCTTCTCTGGGCGGTATCCCTCCGGAACTGGCCTTGTGCATGGCCACCGGCAATACGGCCCGCCTCTTCGGTTTGAACCGCGGACTGATCGCCCCGGGCAGGGAAGCCGACCTGGTTTTTATGGATGCCTCCATGGGCTCCCCTGGCGATGATCTCCTTTCCTGCCTTTCGGCCGG
The genomic region above belongs to Deltaproteobacteria bacterium and contains:
- a CDS encoding amidohydrolase family protein, with the translated sequence METVYITNIGLMISGDWENPILPADTLVIRNGFIDQIGKADALKPPEGAVVIDANGSAVTPGLIDSHCHSVLGDFTPRQLSINFLESELHGGVTTAISAGEVHLPGRPKDPAGVKALAILAAKSFQSYRPGGMKVIGGAVILEKGLTEEDFIEMAGQGVKVVGEVGLGSIKDPKEAAPLIGWAKKQGMIVMMHTGGTSIPGSSTVTAEMVMAADPDIVSHINGGPTAVSTQEALKLIDQTSYALEIVHCGNPLRAVEVSRHISERKEFHRIILGNDAPSGTGVVPLGILRTLNLIASLGGIPPELALCMATGNTARLFGLNRGLIAPGREADLVFMDASMGSPGDDLLSCLSAGDNPGISIILVDGKVVVKTSRNTPPPKRAARIL